The genome window CCACTTCACCAAGTTCAATCAAATACTTAAGAGATTCCTCGAATTTCTTTGCAGCTTCGTCTAATTGTATGGTAGTGTCGGCAAAACCATAACCTCTGTCTACAATGGATCTTTCTTCCATTTTCACATTAGTAACAGGTACTGCTACGCCCATAACACTTCTAGATGAAATTTCAACATCAATAGATTCTTTAACTGATAAAGCTGCTTTTTTAACAGCTAAGTCTCCCATAGCAATTTGTGCTTCAATTAAAGCATCATTTGCTTCTTTTAGACTTTGTTCTGCGTTTTCACGAATACCTTTGACACGATCCAAGATATCAAAAAACTCTTTGATTAAAGCATCTCTTTTTTCTTTAAGCAAACCATGCCCTTTTACAGCAAGTTTTGTCCTATTTTTAAGAGATAATAATTCCAT of Methanobrevibacter sp. contains these proteins:
- a CDS encoding V-type ATP synthase subunit D, with the protein product MAQDIIDGINPTRMELLSLKNRTKLAVKGHGLLKEKRDALIKEFFDILDRVKGIRENAEQSLKEANDALIEAQIAMGDLAVKKAALSVKESIDVEISSRSVMGVAVPVTNVKMEERSIVDRGYGFADTTIQLDEAAKKFEESLKYLIELGEVEKTIFLLAEEIEATKRRVNALEHIMIPRFQNTEKYIDMRLQEMERENFVRLKMIRSTIEKNEKAAAAAEAAENAEA